TTAacatttgaatatattaaaaGCATGATCTAAAAACNTACAAAACAATTATAAAACATGTTCTAACATATAATTCATAATTTTCTTCCTGtgaataaaattatcattttcatAATGTTTAAGTTCATAGAGCTTTTGTTATTTggtaatatgtaaaatattcttactgataaaatattttctctacttGAAACACTGATAGTCTTCTTAAAGTAAGCTGATTATTAGTCAAGAAACACAactatataatgtgttttgaataCTCTCATACTGTCAGGTGTTATCTAATAAagacttttgaatatatttcttaatgattcactATATAAAATTTTATGCTCCTTTattatgcttaattcccaaagagtATTATTTTGTACGTTTTGTAATAACCTAGTAGTGAACATTAGACATAGTTTCCTCAGTTATGGATATTATTAAATAtgcattaatgatatttttagaatataaaagGATAGGAATAAAAAGGTGAAAAAACAGATATATTACTTGATTCTCAAAGTATTCAATAATATTAAGATGATTGATGaataaattgaatttaaataaaaattataaggaGAATCTGTTAGGTGTTTCATATGTAGTGGAAGTCATgctcttttatatatatgtggAATTACATTTCCAAGGTTATTTTATAGCAGTCTCACACAATAGGACTGTAATTTAGTTCAAGGATGGCATTCAGagataaaacaatatttattttcatgaataCAAAATGTATCATATCANAGTGCCCAATGTGTATGAATTCTTAAATTGTATTCGGCTCTAAAGATCCCTAATATATCAGGCTTATTTCaagatatttagaaagaaatttaGTATATCTCATACTACAAACTTTACtgcatttgaaatttttttatttcaaacatcTCCCTTAATCATCACTATGCCTTCTTTTAGAATTGCAGCAAGTGAATATGAGCTTCTTCTGGTAATGTTTTTTGCTACTGATGAGATCAACAGGAATCCTTTTCTTTTACCCAATATGAGTTTGATGTTCACCATCATTGGAGGAAACTGTCAGTATATATTGAGAGAACTGGATCAagaatatacacaaacatacagacatatgcattttctttatgatttctgTTATCTAGATGATTCATGTATGATAGTTCTTACAGGACCATCATGGAAAACATCCTTAAAACTGGCAATACATTCTTGGATGCCACTGGTAAGAATTTGTGACAATGAATGggttaagaaaattaaattacatttacagGTGTCTAGAAGTAAACTTGGACAGAATGCATTTATGAAAGTGctgctacacaaacacacacacaNNNNNNNNNNNNNNNNNNNNNNNNNNNNNNNNNNNNNNNNNNNNNNNNNNNNNNNNNNNNNNNNNNNNNNNNNNNNNNNNNNNNNNNNNNNNNNNNNNNNNNNNNNNNNNNNNNNNNNNNNNNNNNNNNNNNNNNNNNNNNNNNNNNNNNNNNNNNNNNNNNNNNNNNNNNNNNNNNNNNNNNNNNNNNNNNNNNNNNNNNNNNNNNNNNNNNNNNNNNNNNNNNNNNNNNNNNNNNNNNNNNNNNNNNNNNNNNNNNNNNNNNNNNNNNNNNNNNNNNNNNNNNNNNNNNNNNNNNNNNNNNNNNNNNNNNNNNNNNNNNNNNNNNNNNNNNNNNNNNNNNNNNNNNNNNNNNNNNNNNNNNNNNNNNNNNNNNNNNNNNNNNNNNNNNNNNNNNNNNNNNNNNNNNNNNNNNNNNNNNNNNNNNNNNNNNNNNNNNNNNNNNNNNNNNNNNNNNNNNNNNNNNNNNNNNNNNNNNNNNNNNNNNNNNNNNNNNNNNNNNNNNNNNNNNNNNNNNNNNNNNNNNNNNNNNNNNNNNNNNNNNNNNNNNNNNNNNNNNNNNNNNNNNNNNNNNNNNNNNNNNNNNNNNNNNNNNNNNNNNNNNNNNNNNNNNNNNNNNNNNNNNNNNNNNNNNNNNNNNNNNNNNNNNNNNNNNNNNNNNNNNNNNNNNNNNNNNNNNNNNNNNNNNNNNNNNNNNNNNNNNNNNNNNNNNNNNNNNNNNNNNNNNNNNNNNNNNNNNNNNNNNNNNNNNNNNNNNNNNNNNNNNNNNNNNNNNNNNNNNNNNNNNNNNNNNNNNNNNNNNNNNNNNNNNNNNNNNNNNNNNNNNNNNNNNNNNNNNNNNNNNNNNNNNNNNNNNNNNNNNNNNNNNNNNNNNNNNNNNNNNNNNNNNNNNNNNNNNNNNNNNNNNNNNNNNNNNNNNNNNNNNNNNNNNNNNNNNNNNNNNNNNNNNNNNNNNNNNNNNNNNNNNNNNNNNNNNNNNNNNNNNNNNNNNNNNNNNNNNNNNNNNNNNNNNNNNNNNNNNNNNNNNNNNNNNNNNNNNNNNNNNNNNNNNNNNNNNNNNNNNNNNNNNNNNNNNNNNNNNNNNNNNNNNNNNNNNNNNNNNNNNNNNNNNNNNNNNNNNNNNNNNCACTATCAAATACCTAAAAGATATTTCTCATACTATACTGGaatggaattattttaattgttcaaTCTCTAAGAACAGCAGTAAAATGGATTATATTACATTCAACAACACATTGGAATGGACAGCACTGCACAGCTATGATATGGCCATGAGTGATGAAGGTTACAATCTGTATAATGCTGTTTATGCTGCGGCCCACACCTACCATGAACACATTCTTCAAGAAGTAGAGTCTCAGAAAAAGGCAGAACCTATAAGACATTTCACTGCTTGTCAGCAGGTAAAGTTTCTTACATTGCATTATGCTTAGATATATCAATGTGGTCTTTTAAATGGACCCAGAGGAACAACTGTACATTTGTTAGAGATTATTCTTTAAATTCCCTAATAAACCTTTTACATCAATGAATATCATAGacaaatataacatttaataggaggcaatatatttttatgaatatcaGTGACTTTTGTGACAAGGTGTCTTACATTTCACTAAATAAGTTCAAAATTTAGAATAGGAGCCAAGAGTTTTATCATAAAAGCCTAAGTGATGACTAGACTGGAATGTTTGGCTGAAGAATAGTTTCTCAGAAATTGGTACATGTGCTGTGCTTATTATTTAgtcatttacattaaaaatttacAGTAACATAAATGACAAAGACTGTACATTTTACtaagtttacatttattttatgagtatactgtatgtacatgaaaataatttctttatttaaacaaTTACCAGATATTCAGACTTCCCCTTCAGTCTCTCATatactgtttcattttttaaaaaaagtatttttgacAAGAATCTTCATATAGACctcacatagacagacagacacacacacactcacactcatgcacTGTGTTACTTATTTTCTAGTAATCATTTTTTCTAGCACACTTTATCATCTATCATTAATATGAAGTATATAAATTTTCAGTTATCAATGAGGTATACTGTTTTTTTATACACACGTTTATTTCAAtacagctgctttttttttctggagtcaTTAAGAAATTAGGGAATTCTCAATTTTGTGTTACCTTTATAGATATGCTTTGTTGATATTGTAAGCATTAATCTCTTCTAGATGTCTTCCTTGATGAAAACCAGGGTATTTACGAACCCTGTTGGAGAACTGGTGAACATGAAGCATAGGGAAAATCAGTGTACAGAGTATGANATTTTCATCATTTGGAATTTTCCACAAGGCCTtggattaaaagtgaaaataggaaGCTATTTACCTTGTTTTCCTAAGAGTCAACAACTTCATATATCTGATGATTTGGAATGGGCCATGGGAGGAACATCAGTGGGTATACCATAGTTTTTTTTCAGGATATTTGGACTTTAAAATATGAGACTTCGTGTTTAAGACCAATTGCTACTTTTGCAAAAGACCATCCAAAGTTACAATAATCAAACTTTGATTATGCACAACTTCAAGTATATCTGGTAATCGATGGATCAATGGCCTCTGAATTCCATGTTCAATAGTACCCAAATAGCCTATTACCTACAATACAGGAATATATATAATGGGTTTATagtataatgtatatgtacatatgattaatgaaaaaatttaacTATATATTAAcgtgggattttttttaattctgtagaAACATATTTATAACCTAATTAAGTATATCATGGATTCATTAACATAAACGT
This genomic stretch from Mus caroli unplaced genomic scaffold, CAROLI_EIJ_v1.1 scaffold_24678_1, whole genome shotgun sequence harbors:
- the LOC110288082 gene encoding vomeronasal type-2 receptor 116-like, with protein sequence MENILKTGNTFLDATDISHTILEWNYFNCSISKNSSKMDYITFNNTLEWTALHSYDMAMSDEGYNLYNAVYAAAHTYHEHILQEVESQKKAEPIRHFTACQQMSSLMKTRVFTNPVGELVNMKHRENQCTEYXIFIIWNFPQGLGLKVKIGSYLPCFPKSQQLHISDDLEWAMGGTS